From Piscinibacter gummiphilus:
CATGCAGAACGGCGGCGAGGTGGTGCCCACGCAGTCGCGCAGCATCAGCACGTCGTAGCCGAGGAAGCTCGCGTCTTCCAGCGTCGTCATCACGCACTGGTCGGCGTTCACGCCGGCGAAGAAGAGCGTGGTCAGGCCCATGTTGCGCAGGATGGAGTCCAGCTCGGTGTCCCAGAAGCCGCTGAAGCGGTGCTTGGTGACGTGGATGTCCTGCTCGCCCGGATTCAGCTCGTCCACGATCTGCGCACCCCACGAGCCCTTCAGCAGGATCTCGGCGCCGCCGGGAATGCGCTCGCCGAGGCCGGCGCCCTCCCCGTCCTGCGTGTGCGCGTGCAGCAGCGAGGGGTGGATGTTGAGCAGGTCGCGGCGCACGCCCCAGTTGAGCCACACGATGGGCACCCCCTGCGCCCGCAGCGCGGGCACGAGCCGGCGCAGCGGCTCGATGGGGGCGCGGTCGGGCGTGATGTCGATGCCGCGGTAGTCGAGGTAGCCGCCTTTCGCGCAGAAGTCGTTCTGCATGTCGACGACGATCAGCGCGCTGCGGTTGGCGTCGACCGTCACCGCCTGCGGCTCGGCCGCAAGTTCGACCGGCCGCACCGGCCGGCGTTCGGCGCGCGTGAGGTCGCAGTGCGCGGCGCTCACGCGCCAGCGGTTGGCGAGGTGGGAACCCATCGGTTTCATGGCGGGCTCCTCACTGCACCGTGCCCACGACGCCCTTGACGAAGAAGTTCATGCTCTCCAGCTGCTCCATCGGCATGCGCGTGCCGGCCGGCAGGATGGCCTTGCCGTCCTGCCCGGTCATCGGGCCCGACCAGACGATGAACTTGTCCTTGAGGATGTCGTCCTTCTTCGCCAGCACGGTCTTGCGCACGCCCTCGGGCACGGCCGGGCCGAAGGGGTCGAGCACCACGGTGCCGTCTTTCAGGTCGCCGCGCACGTGGCTCGGCTTCCACTTGCCGGCCTGGATCTCCTTCGTCAACTTGAGCATGGTCGGGCCCCAGTTCCACGAGGCACCGGTGAGCACGGCCTTGGGTGCGAGCTTCGACACGTCCACATCCTTGCCCACCATGTAGATGCCGCGCTTCTCGGCGGTCTGCGCGATGGTCATCGGGCTGTCGACCTGCTCGCCGATCACGTCGATGCCGGCATCGGCGAGCGAGTTGGTGGCCTCGGCCTCCTTCGGGGGCTGCAGCCAGCCGCCGGTCCACACCACCGTGGTGGTGGCGTTCGGGTTCATGGCCTGCGCGCCCAGCGTGAAGGCGTTGATGGAGCGCACCACCTGCGGAATGGGAAACGCGGCGATGAAACCCAGCTTGCCGCTCTTGCTCACCGCACCGGCAGCCATGCCGGCGAGGTACATCGCGTCGTCGCTGTTGGCCCAGTAGGTGCCGACGTTGTCGCCGGTCTTCAGGCCACCGGCGTGCAGGAAGGCGACCTTGGGGTACTTCTTGCCGAGCGCGATGGCGTAGTCGAGGTAGCCGTAGCTGGTGGCGAAGATGATGCTCGCGCCGCCCTGCTTGATCATGCGCTCCATCACCTTCTCGACCTCGGCTGTCTCGGGGATGTTTTCCACATGCAGGGTCTTGGTGCCGGGGATGTTTTTCTCGACGAACTTGCGCCCAAGATCCATCGAGGTGTTGTAGCCGTAGTCCTTTTCGGGGCCGACGTAGATGTAGCCGATGGTGGCGGCGTGGGCGATGGCGGTGCCGGCGGCGAAGGCGAGCACGGCGAGGTGGCGAAGCAGTTTCATGGGGCGGTCCCTCCTGGGGTTGACGAAAGGTGATCGGGCAAGAGCGGTCATCGGGCGAAGACAGCACGCAGGGCCTCGGGCCCGCCGCCGCCCTTGAGGCGCGCGCAGGTGACGGCGAAGACGACGAGGCTTGCGAGGTAGGGCAGCGTGTGCAGCAGGTGCGCCGGCACCGCGCTGCCGCCGGCCTGCAGCCGCAGCGACAACGCTTCGGCCAGACCGAACAAGAGCGCGGCCGGCAGCGTGAGCCAGGGGTTCCAGCGCGCGACGATCACCAGCCCCACCGCGATCAGGCCGCGGCCAGCCGTCATGCCTTCGGCCCAGGTGCGCGTGTGGTCGATGGAGAGCGCGGCGCCGCCCAGGCCCGAGAGCACACCCCCGGCCGCGATGCCGGCGACGATCACCTTCCACGGCGTGATGCCGGCGGCGCTCGCCGCCGGAGGCGACTCGCCGACCGCGCGCCACACAAGGCCGGTGCGGGTGCCGTAAAGCCAGAGCCCGATCAGCGGCACGAGTGCGACCGCGAGCCACAGCGTGGGCGTCGTGCCACCAGCACCGAGCGCGAAGCCTTCGATGCGCAGGCCGACGAGGCCGCTGCCGGCATACGCACTGACGCCGAAGCCGAGCATCAGCACCGCGAGGCCACTCGCGAACTGGTCGGCGCGTGCGGCCACCGTCAGCAAGGCATACACCGCCGACAGCAAGGCACCCGCCGCCGCGCCGGCCACCATGCCCAGCCAGGGCTGGCCGCTCACGGCAGTGACGCCGTAGCCTGCCACCGCGCCGACCAGCATCTGCCCTTCCACCCCGAGGTTGATGCGGCCCACGCGCTGCGTGAGGCACTCGCCCAGCAGCACCAGCAGCAACGGCGCGGCGCTGCGCAAGGCCGAGACCGGCAAGCCCTGGAGCAGGGTGTCAGCCACCGGCGCCTCCCTTTTTCCAGGCACCCGCGCCGAGCATCGCGACGAACATCAGCCCCTGCACCACCAGCACCGCCGACGAGGGCACGCTGGTCATCATCTGCAGCCCGTCACCCGCGGCGAGCAGGCCACCGACCAGGAGCGCGAGCGCCATCGCCGGCAGCACACGATTGCCGGCCAGCCACGCGACCAGGAATCCCGACAGGCCCGCGCCATTGGCGAACGAGGCTTGCAGGCGGCCCTGCACGGAAGAGGTCTCGGCGATGCCCGCCAGCCCCGCGAGGGCGCCACCGATCACCATCGTCAACAACACCTGGCGCGTGACGCTCAAGCCTGCGAGCGGCGCGAGGCGCGGGTTGCTGCGCAGCACGTCCAGCACCAGGCCCCAGCGGCTGCGGGTGAAGAGCAGGTGCAGCGCGATGCCGAGCACCAGCGCCACCAGCAGCCCCACATGCACCCGGCTCTCGCCCAGCAGCGGCAGGCGCGCGGCCTCGGTGAAGTCGATGCTCGCCGGCCAGCCCTGGCTCTGCGGGTTCTTCCAGGGGCCGTAGACCAGCCAGGTGACGAGCAACGCCGCCACGTAGTTCAGCATGAGCGTGGAGATCGTCTCGTTCACGTCGGCCACCACACGCAGCAGCGCCGGCACCAGGGCCCACACCGCACCGCCGATCACACCGCCCAGCAGCACCAGCGACAGGCTGGAAGGCGCGAGCAGCATTGCGCCGGTGCCGGCCAGCGCGCCGAAGTAGAGCTGGCCCTCGGCACCGACCGACACCAGCCCGAGGCGCGCCGGCACCAGCGTGGCCAGCGCGCACAGGAGGATGGGCGTGGCACGCAGCAGCGATTCGCCGACCGCGTAACCGCTGCCGACACTCGCCTGCGCAATGGCCACGAGCATGTCGATCGGTCCGCGGCCGATCAGCAGGAAGAAGGCGCCAGCGAGCGCGGCGAATCCGCCCAGGGCGATGGCGCTGCGGTGAAGGCGCGCGGCGTTCATGCGGCCACCTGCCCGGCCATGCGCGCACCCAGCTCGGCCGGTGTCGCCTGGGCCGCGTCGAACAGCGCGATCACGCGGCCCTCGAACATCACCGCGATGCGGTGCGCGTGCCGCAGCAGATCGTCGAGGTCTTCGCTGATCCACAGGACGGCGCTGCCGCTGCGCGCCAGGCCGAACAGCGCGTCGTAGACCTGCGCTGTGGCGGAGACGTCGAGGCCCATCGTCGGATAGCACGCGACGACAGCGGCAGGTGCATCGGCCAGCTCACGCGCCGCCACCAGCTTCTGCAGGTTGCCACCGGACAGGTGGCCGGCCAGCGCCTGCGGTTCGGCCGGCCGCACACCGAAGCGCGCGATGAGCGGCACCGCACGCAGCGCCAGCTCGGCACGCGAGGGCATGAAAGGCAAGGTGTTGATGCGCTTCAGCGCAAGGTTCAGCGCCAGCGTGAGCTCGGGGGCCACTGCGTTGCGCAGCGGCTCGGGGGCGATGTAGCCCAGTTGCGGCGTCGGCTCCGGCGCGAGCCGCGGTGCCCGCAGGCGATGACCATCGAGGATCACCTCGCCGGCCGCCAAGGGCAGCGCACCCGCGATGGCCTCCGCCAGCTCCGTCTGCCCGCTGCCCGACATGCCGGCGATGCCCAGCACTTCGCCGGCGCGCACGATGAGGTCCACCCCACGCGCCACGCCTGCCGACACACCGCGCAGTTCGAGCCGCACGGCCGCGTTGGCGGCAGGCGCATGCGGCGCCCGCACCGCAGGCGGGGCGCGGCCGACCATCCACTCGACGATCTGCGCATCGCCCGCGTCCTGCGCATCCGCCTGCGCCACCACCCTCCCGGCGCGCATCACCGCCACCCGGTCGGCGCAGGCGCGCACGTCGGCGAGCTTGTGGCTGATGAGCACGACCGCGAGCCCACGCGCCGTGAGATTGCGGATCAGGCCCCACAGCCGCTCGGCTTCCGACGGCGTGAGCACCGCGCTCGGTTCGTCGAACACCACGCAGCGGGCATCGCGCAGCAGCACCTTCGCGAGTTCGACCAGCTGCATCTGGCCCACTGGCAACTGGCCCACACAGGCATCGGGGTCGACACCTGGCGCGATAGTCTTCAGGTGTGCATCGATCGCCGCCAGCCGTGATGCGCGCATGCCAATCCACCAGGGCGCGGCCGGCTGCACGAGCACCAGGTTCTCGCGCACGGTCAAGGCCGGCACCAGACTGAACTGCTGGAACACCATGCCGATGCCGAGCGCCATCGCATGACGAGGCGAAGTGATCGCGTGCGCTTTGCTGTCGATCTCGATGCGGCCGGCATCGGGCAGGTGCACGCCGTAGAGCATCTTCATCAGCGTGCTCTTGCCCGCACCGTTTTCGCCGAGCAGGGCCAGCACTTCGCCTGGGCGGATCTCGAGCGTCGCATCGTCGACAGCGCAGAGCGTGCCGAAGCGTTTGGTGAGGCCGACGAGCTTCAGGTGCATGGCTGCACTCTAGAAACGACGCCTCGGGGCGGACATCAGGCCGCGCGTGGTTTCGGGGTAGTGGATTCCGTGATGTCGACGCCAGCGCACGCAATTTGCATGGCCGAACTCACACCCACATCCAGGAGCCCTCATGGCGCATCGCACGACAGACACCCCAGGCGCGCTCGGCGTCTTTGCCAACACGCACTGGATCGCCTCGCCCGAAGAGGTCGACTTCGCGCCCGCCCCCGCGCCTCAGCGACGCTTGCGGCTGAACGCAGAGCCGCAACGGGTCGTGCTGGACCTGCAGCGCACCGCCATCCTCGTGATCGACATGCAGAACGACTTCTGCTCGCCGGGCGGCTGGGTGGAACACATCGGTGGTGACCCCCTACCCGACCGCGCACCGATCGAGCCGCTGCGCCAGCTGCTGCCGGCGCTGCGCGCCGCCGAGGTGCCGGTCGTGTGGGTCAACTGGGGCAACCGGCCCGACCTGGCCAACATGCCGCCCAATCAGATCCACCTCTACAAGCCGCACGGGCACGGCATCGGGCTGGGCGACCCCTTGCCGGGCAGCGGCGCGCGTGTGCTGGAGAAAGGATCGTGGGCGGCGGCCGTCGTCGACGAACTCAAGCCGGTGGCGGGCGACATCGAGGTCGACAAGCACCGCATCAGCGGCTTCTGGGACACGCCGCTCGACAGCATCCTGCGCAACCTCGGCGTTCGCACACTGCTCTTTGCCGGCGTCAACACCGACCAGTGCGTGCTGCACTCCCTGACCGACGCCAACTTCCTCGGCTACGGCTGCGTGCTGCTGTCGGACTGCTGCGCCACCACGTCGCCACCCTTCTGCACCGAGGCGACGCTTTGGAACGTCAAGAAGTGCTTCGGGTTCGTGAGCGATTCGCGGCGGGTCCTGGAGGCGCTCGCGGCGGCGTGAGGCCTCAGGTCACTCCCACTCGATGGTGGCTGGCGGCTTGCTCGACACGTCGTAGGTCACGCGGTTGATGCCGCGCACCTCGTTGATGATGCGGCCCGACACCCTCTTGAGCAAGCTGTAGGGCAGCTCGGCCCAGTCGGCGGTCATGAAGTCGCTGGTCTGCACCGAGCGCAACGCCACCACGTAGTCGTAAGTGCGGCCGTCGCCCATCACGCCCACGCTCTTGACGGGCAGGAAGACGGTGAAGGCCTGACTCGTGAGGTCGTACCAGCTCTTGCCACTGGCGGGGTCGATGGCGGCGCGCAGCTCTTCGATGAAGATCGCATCGGCACGGCGCAGCAGGTCGGCATATTCCTTCTTCACTTCGCCGAGGATGCGCACGCCGAGGCCTGGGCCGGGGAACGGGTGGCGGTAGACCATGTCGTGCGGCAGGCCGAGCGCCACGCCCAGCTCGCGCACTTCGTCCTTGAAGAGTTCGCGCAGCGGCTCCAGGAGCTTCAGGCCCAACTGCTCGGGCAGGCCGCCCACGTTGTGGTGGCTCTTGATGGTGGTGGCCTTCTTGGTCTTGGTGCCGCCGCTTTCCACCACGTCGGGGTAGATCGTGCCTTGGGCGAGGAAGGTCGCGCCTTTGTGGCCCTGCCCGCTTGCCTTGAGCTTCTCGGCCTCGGCCTTGAAGACGTCGACGAAGAGCTTGCCGATGATCTTGCGCTTCTGCTCGGGCTCGGGCTTGCCGGCGAGTTCACCCAGGAAGAGATCGCTGGCGTCGACGCGGATGACCTTCGCGTGCAGCTTGCCGGCGAACATGTCCATCACCATGTCGCCCTCGTTCAGGCGCAGGAGGCCATGGTCGACGAACACGCAGGTGAGCTGGTCGCCGATGGCGCGGTGGATCAGCGCCGCGGCCACGCTCGAATCGACACCGCCCGACAGGCCGAGGATCACCTCTTCGCTGCCAACCTGCTCGCGGATGCGCGCCACGGCTTCTTCGATGTAGTTGCCCATGACCCAGTCGGGCTTGGCGCCGCAGATGTCGAGCACGAAGCGGTTGAGCAGGTCGCGGCCCTTCACGGTGTGCGTGACTTCGGGGTGGAACTGCACCGCGTAGTAGCCGCGCGACTCGTCGGCCATGCCGGCGATCGGGCAGCTGGGGGTCGAGGCCATCAGCTTGAAGCCGGGCGGCAGCTTGGTGACCTTGTCGCCGTGGCTCATCCACACCTTGAGCATGCCGTGGCCTTCGGTGGTGGAAAAGTCTTCGATGCCCTGCAGCAGCCTGGTGTGGCCGTGGGCGCGAACCTCGGCATAGCCGAACTCGCGGTGCGTGCTGGCCTCGACCTCGCCGCCCTGCTGCACCGTCATCGTGAACATGCCGTAGCAGATGCCAAGCACCGGCACGCCCAGGTCCCACACCGCCTGCGGGGCGCGCAGCTCGTGGTCCTCATACGTGCTGGCGTGGCTGCCGGAGAGGATGATCCCCTTCGGCTTGAACTCACGGATGAATTCGTCGCTCACGTCGTTGGGGTGGATCTCGCTGTAGACGTGAGCTTCACGCACACGGCGGGCGATGAGCTGGGTGACCTGGGAGCCGAAGTCGAGGATGAGGATCTTGTCGTGCATGGTGCGGGCTCGGGTGTGGAGGCTCAGACGTTCGGTTGCGGTGCCGGCTCAGCCGGCCGGCGCGAGAAATGCCACAGCGCGACCGCCGTGGACGAGGCCATCAGGACGGCGCAGAAGAAGAACGGCGCACCGGCCCGCCAATCGCTCGGCGGCAGGTGCGACACCGCGCCGAGCAGCGAGGTGCCGATGACCGGGCCGATGATGAACATGAGGCTGGTCAGCGCTGCCACCGCGCCCATGGTGCGGCCCTGCGTGGTGGCATCGGCCGCGTTGGAGACGAGCGACTGCATCGACGCCTGCACTGTGAAGCCGAAGAGATTGAGTGCCATCACCGCGTACATCATCCAGCCCTGCGTCGCCAGCGCCCACAG
This genomic window contains:
- a CDS encoding cysteine hydrolase, giving the protein MAHRTTDTPGALGVFANTHWIASPEEVDFAPAPAPQRRLRLNAEPQRVVLDLQRTAILVIDMQNDFCSPGGWVEHIGGDPLPDRAPIEPLRQLLPALRAAEVPVVWVNWGNRPDLANMPPNQIHLYKPHGHGIGLGDPLPGSGARVLEKGSWAAAVVDELKPVAGDIEVDKHRISGFWDTPLDSILRNLGVRTLLFAGVNTDQCVLHSLTDANFLGYGCVLLSDCCATTSPPFCTEATLWNVKKCFGFVSDSRRVLEALAAA
- a CDS encoding ABC transporter permease; translation: MNAARLHRSAIALGGFAALAGAFFLLIGRGPIDMLVAIAQASVGSGYAVGESLLRATPILLCALATLVPARLGLVSVGAEGQLYFGALAGTGAMLLAPSSLSLVLLGGVIGGAVWALVPALLRVVADVNETISTLMLNYVAALLVTWLVYGPWKNPQSQGWPASIDFTEAARLPLLGESRVHVGLLVALVLGIALHLLFTRSRWGLVLDVLRSNPRLAPLAGLSVTRQVLLTMVIGGALAGLAGIAETSSVQGRLQASFANGAGLSGFLVAWLAGNRVLPAMALALLVGGLLAAGDGLQMMTSVPSSAVLVVQGLMFVAMLGAGAWKKGGAGG
- a CDS encoding isochorismatase family cysteine hydrolase — encoded protein: MKPMGSHLANRWRVSAAHCDLTRAERRPVRPVELAAEPQAVTVDANRSALIVVDMQNDFCAKGGYLDYRGIDITPDRAPIEPLRRLVPALRAQGVPIVWLNWGVRRDLLNIHPSLLHAHTQDGEGAGLGERIPGGAEILLKGSWGAQIVDELNPGEQDIHVTKHRFSGFWDTELDSILRNMGLTTLFFAGVNADQCVMTTLEDASFLGYDVLMLRDCVGTTSPPFCMQATEYNVKLLYGFMTDSGALLSGLKA
- a CDS encoding ABC transporter ATP-binding protein; the protein is MHLKLVGLTKRFGTLCAVDDATLEIRPGEVLALLGENGAGKSTLMKMLYGVHLPDAGRIEIDSKAHAITSPRHAMALGIGMVFQQFSLVPALTVRENLVLVQPAAPWWIGMRASRLAAIDAHLKTIAPGVDPDACVGQLPVGQMQLVELAKVLLRDARCVVFDEPSAVLTPSEAERLWGLIRNLTARGLAVVLISHKLADVRACADRVAVMRAGRVVAQADAQDAGDAQIVEWMVGRAPPAVRAPHAPAANAAVRLELRGVSAGVARGVDLIVRAGEVLGIAGMSGSGQTELAEAIAGALPLAAGEVILDGHRLRAPRLAPEPTPQLGYIAPEPLRNAVAPELTLALNLALKRINTLPFMPSRAELALRAVPLIARFGVRPAEPQALAGHLSGGNLQKLVAARELADAPAAVVACYPTMGLDVSATAQVYDALFGLARSGSAVLWISEDLDDLLRHAHRIAVMFEGRVIALFDAAQATPAELGARMAGQVAA
- a CDS encoding ABC transporter permease, with translation MADTLLQGLPVSALRSAAPLLLVLLGECLTQRVGRINLGVEGQMLVGAVAGYGVTAVSGQPWLGMVAGAAAGALLSAVYALLTVAARADQFASGLAVLMLGFGVSAYAGSGLVGLRIEGFALGAGGTTPTLWLAVALVPLIGLWLYGTRTGLVWRAVGESPPAASAAGITPWKVIVAGIAAGGVLSGLGGAALSIDHTRTWAEGMTAGRGLIAVGLVIVARWNPWLTLPAALLFGLAEALSLRLQAGGSAVPAHLLHTLPYLASLVVFAVTCARLKGGGGPEALRAVFAR
- a CDS encoding BMP family ABC transporter substrate-binding protein, translated to MKLLRHLAVLAFAAGTAIAHAATIGYIYVGPEKDYGYNTSMDLGRKFVEKNIPGTKTLHVENIPETAEVEKVMERMIKQGGASIIFATSYGYLDYAIALGKKYPKVAFLHAGGLKTGDNVGTYWANSDDAMYLAGMAAGAVSKSGKLGFIAAFPIPQVVRSINAFTLGAQAMNPNATTTVVWTGGWLQPPKEAEATNSLADAGIDVIGEQVDSPMTIAQTAEKRGIYMVGKDVDVSKLAPKAVLTGASWNWGPTMLKLTKEIQAGKWKPSHVRGDLKDGTVVLDPFGPAVPEGVRKTVLAKKDDILKDKFIVWSGPMTGQDGKAILPAGTRMPMEQLESMNFFVKGVVGTVQ
- the guaA gene encoding glutamine-hydrolyzing GMP synthase — translated: MHDKILILDFGSQVTQLIARRVREAHVYSEIHPNDVSDEFIREFKPKGIILSGSHASTYEDHELRAPQAVWDLGVPVLGICYGMFTMTVQQGGEVEASTHREFGYAEVRAHGHTRLLQGIEDFSTTEGHGMLKVWMSHGDKVTKLPPGFKLMASTPSCPIAGMADESRGYYAVQFHPEVTHTVKGRDLLNRFVLDICGAKPDWVMGNYIEEAVARIREQVGSEEVILGLSGGVDSSVAAALIHRAIGDQLTCVFVDHGLLRLNEGDMVMDMFAGKLHAKVIRVDASDLFLGELAGKPEPEQKRKIIGKLFVDVFKAEAEKLKASGQGHKGATFLAQGTIYPDVVESGGTKTKKATTIKSHHNVGGLPEQLGLKLLEPLRELFKDEVRELGVALGLPHDMVYRHPFPGPGLGVRILGEVKKEYADLLRRADAIFIEELRAAIDPASGKSWYDLTSQAFTVFLPVKSVGVMGDGRTYDYVVALRSVQTSDFMTADWAELPYSLLKRVSGRIINEVRGINRVTYDVSSKPPATIEWE